The proteins below are encoded in one region of Deinococcus sedimenti:
- a CDS encoding transposase family protein encodes MKTQVVINVATHMIMCVATTFGSMHDLTLFRHSGVHLHPETALIGDAGYQGIWREHGHSITPHKVTRARPLTPEERQENRALASTRLRVEHVIRRLKIFRVLKDVYRHRRRRFSLRVNLIAAVCNHAIAGTA; translated from the coding sequence TTGAAAACGCAGGTCGTGATCAACGTGGCGACACACATGATCATGTGTGTCGCCACGACCTTCGGCTCCATGCACGATCTCACGCTGTTTCGACATTCGGGCGTGCATCTCCATCCCGAGACGGCCTTGATCGGCGATGCCGGCTATCAAGGCATCTGGCGGGAACATGGCCACTCGATCACACCGCACAAGGTGACGAGGGCCAGACCGCTGACCCCCGAAGAGCGTCAGGAGAACCGAGCGCTAGCGTCAACCCGACTGCGGGTTGAGCACGTCATTCGGCGCTTGAAGATCTTTCGTGTGCTGAAGGACGTGTACCGTCACCGACGGCGGCGCTTTTCCTTACGGGTCAATCTCATCGCGGCCGTGTGCAATCACGCC